From a region of the Nocardioides ginsengisegetis genome:
- the smc gene encoding chromosome segregation protein SMC: MYLKSLTLKGFKSFASSTTLQLEPGITCIVGPNGSGKSNVVDALAWVMGEASAKSLRGGKMDDVIFAGTSGRPPLGRAEVLLTIDNSDGALPIEYAEVTISRTMFRSGGSEYAINGSSCRLLDVQELLSDSGIGREMHVIVGQGQLDSILHATPEDRRGFIEEAAGVLKHRKRKEKALRKLDSTEGNLTRLSDLLSEIRRQLKPLGRQAEVARKAAAVQADVRDARARLMADDLATARTSLEQEMADESVLLQRREEVEGALARTREAEAALEAALREDLPALAAAQETWFALSGLRERLRGTQSLAAERVRNAAGTRDSEEQHSGRDPEQLEAEAERVRQQEQQIGAEVEAHRQALELAVTARRGAEEAAAEEERRVAGLQRAAADRREGLARLHGQVNALKSRAAAADDEVGRLGVAREDALRRAERAQRDFTSLETKVAGLDAGEEGLDAEHEAASGLLDDIEERLAKARDEAQQADRDRSTLAARKDALEMGLNRKDGAGALLAASDQVSGLLGSVAALLSVRAGYEAAVAGALGSASDAVAVQDADAAIAAIGHLKDDDLGRAGLILGGAGDADRDWPGLPGHATYAVDVVECPDALGGALARLLFKVAVVDDLAAAQLLVAQLPDVTAVTREGDVLGAHFASGGSSKQPSLIEIQAAVDEASAQLAEAIAASERLGFDMSRLEAERLDAQKRVDVALAKLHESDATLAAVAEELGQYGSQARAARGEAERVAAAIEKAQAARDQDLAGLAELEERLARAEDVSEEEPDTAERERLVEEARTSRQAEMDARLSLRTSEERARALHGRADSLVRAARAEREARAKAAERRERLLREGRAAEAVGVAVGFVLGRLEVSIHRATEARTAVEQARQGREQELLDVRARLRDLGREHDELVNSVHRDEMARTQQRMRIEQLEERALEELGLDPEGLVADYGPDQLVPATSPDEDGTFPEPVAYVREEQQKRLRTAERALAMLGKVNPLALEEFSALEERHKFLTEQLEDLKKTRKDLLDIVKEVDDRVEQVFTEAYADVSRAFDATFARLFPGGEGRLVLTQPDDMLNTGIEVEARPAGKKVKRLSLLSGGERSLVAVCFLVSLFKARPSPFYILDEVEAALDDTNLGRLLEIYEELRENSQLLVITHQKRTMEVGDALYGVTMRGDGVSAVISQRLREVEPA, from the coding sequence TTGTACCTGAAGAGCCTGACCCTCAAGGGGTTCAAGTCCTTCGCCTCCTCCACCACGCTGCAGCTGGAGCCCGGCATCACCTGCATCGTGGGCCCCAACGGCTCGGGCAAGTCCAACGTGGTCGACGCCCTCGCCTGGGTCATGGGCGAGGCCAGCGCCAAGTCGCTGCGCGGCGGCAAGATGGACGACGTCATCTTCGCCGGCACCTCCGGCCGCCCCCCGCTGGGCCGCGCCGAGGTGCTGCTGACCATCGACAACTCCGACGGGGCGCTCCCCATCGAGTACGCCGAGGTCACGATCAGCCGCACGATGTTCCGCAGCGGCGGGTCCGAATACGCCATCAACGGCAGCTCGTGCCGCCTGCTCGACGTCCAGGAGCTGCTCTCCGACTCCGGCATCGGCCGCGAGATGCACGTGATCGTGGGGCAGGGCCAGCTCGACTCGATCCTGCACGCGACCCCCGAGGACCGGCGCGGCTTCATCGAGGAGGCCGCCGGCGTCCTCAAGCACCGCAAGCGCAAGGAGAAGGCGCTCCGCAAGCTCGACTCCACCGAAGGCAACCTCACCCGGCTCTCCGACCTGCTCAGCGAGATCCGCCGCCAGCTCAAGCCCCTGGGCCGCCAGGCCGAGGTGGCCCGCAAGGCCGCGGCCGTCCAGGCCGACGTGCGCGACGCCCGCGCCCGCCTGATGGCCGACGACCTGGCCACGGCGCGCACCTCGCTGGAGCAGGAGATGGCCGACGAGTCGGTGCTGCTCCAGCGGCGCGAGGAGGTCGAGGGAGCCCTGGCGCGCACCCGGGAGGCCGAGGCCGCCCTCGAGGCCGCGCTCCGCGAGGACCTGCCGGCGCTGGCCGCCGCCCAGGAGACCTGGTTCGCCCTGTCCGGCCTGCGCGAGCGGCTCCGCGGCACCCAGTCGCTGGCCGCCGAGCGGGTCCGCAACGCCGCCGGCACCCGCGACTCCGAGGAGCAGCACTCCGGGCGCGACCCCGAGCAGCTCGAGGCCGAGGCCGAGCGCGTCCGTCAGCAGGAGCAGCAGATCGGCGCCGAGGTCGAGGCCCACCGCCAGGCGCTCGAGCTGGCCGTCACCGCGCGCCGCGGCGCCGAGGAGGCCGCGGCCGAGGAGGAGCGGCGCGTCGCCGGGCTCCAGCGGGCTGCCGCCGACCGCCGCGAGGGGCTCGCCCGCCTGCACGGCCAGGTCAACGCCCTGAAGTCGCGCGCGGCCGCCGCCGATGACGAGGTGGGCCGGCTGGGCGTGGCCCGTGAGGACGCCCTCCGCCGCGCCGAGCGCGCCCAGCGCGACTTCACCTCGCTGGAGACCAAGGTCGCCGGGCTCGACGCCGGCGAGGAGGGGCTCGACGCGGAGCACGAGGCCGCCAGCGGCCTGCTCGACGACATCGAGGAGCGGCTCGCCAAGGCCCGCGACGAGGCCCAGCAGGCCGACCGCGACCGGTCCACGCTCGCGGCCCGCAAGGACGCGCTGGAGATGGGCCTCAACCGCAAGGACGGCGCCGGCGCGCTGCTCGCCGCCAGCGACCAGGTCTCCGGCCTGCTCGGCTCGGTCGCCGCGCTGCTCTCGGTCCGCGCCGGCTACGAGGCCGCCGTCGCCGGTGCGCTCGGGTCGGCCTCCGACGCCGTGGCCGTGCAGGACGCCGATGCCGCGATCGCGGCCATCGGGCACCTCAAGGACGACGACCTCGGTCGGGCCGGACTCATCCTCGGTGGCGCCGGCGACGCCGACCGCGACTGGCCGGGCCTCCCGGGCCACGCGACGTACGCCGTCGACGTCGTGGAGTGCCCCGACGCCCTCGGTGGCGCGCTGGCCCGGCTGCTCTTCAAGGTCGCGGTCGTCGACGACCTCGCGGCCGCGCAGCTCCTCGTCGCCCAGCTTCCCGACGTCACCGCCGTCACCCGCGAGGGCGACGTGCTCGGCGCCCACTTCGCCTCCGGCGGATCCTCCAAGCAGCCCAGCCTGATCGAGATCCAGGCCGCGGTCGACGAGGCCTCGGCCCAGCTCGCCGAGGCCATCGCCGCCTCCGAGCGGCTCGGGTTCGACATGTCCCGGCTGGAGGCCGAGCGCCTCGACGCCCAGAAGCGCGTCGACGTGGCGCTGGCCAAGCTGCACGAGTCCGACGCGACCCTGGCCGCCGTGGCCGAGGAACTCGGCCAGTACGGCTCCCAGGCCCGCGCCGCCCGCGGCGAGGCCGAGCGCGTCGCCGCGGCCATCGAGAAGGCCCAGGCCGCCCGCGACCAGGACCTCGCCGGCCTCGCCGAGCTCGAGGAGCGCCTCGCCCGCGCGGAGGACGTCTCCGAGGAGGAGCCCGACACCGCCGAGCGCGAGCGCCTCGTCGAGGAGGCCCGCACCTCCCGCCAGGCCGAGATGGACGCCCGCCTGTCCCTGCGCACCTCCGAGGAGCGCGCCCGCGCCCTGCACGGACGCGCCGACTCCCTCGTGCGCGCCGCCCGCGCCGAGCGCGAGGCCCGCGCCAAGGCCGCCGAGCGTCGCGAGCGGTTGCTCCGCGAGGGCCGTGCTGCGGAGGCCGTCGGAGTCGCCGTCGGCTTCGTGCTCGGCCGGCTCGAGGTCTCCATCCACCGCGCCACCGAGGCCCGGACCGCCGTCGAGCAGGCCCGGCAGGGCCGCGAGCAGGAGCTGCTCGACGTCCGTGCCCGGCTCCGCGACCTCGGCCGCGAGCACGACGAGCTCGTCAACTCCGTCCACCGCGACGAGATGGCCCGCACCCAGCAGCGGATGCGCATCGAGCAGCTCGAGGAGCGTGCCCTCGAGGAGCTCGGCCTCGACCCCGAGGGCCTGGTGGCCGACTACGGCCCCGACCAGCTCGTCCCGGCCACCTCGCCCGACGAGGACGGCACCTTCCCCGAGCCGGTCGCCTACGTCCGTGAGGAGCAGCAGAAGCGGCTCCGCACGGCCGAGCGCGCCCTGGCCATGCTCGGCAAGGTCAACCCGCTCGCCCTCGAGGAGTTCTCGGCGCTGGAGGAGCGGCACAAGTTCCTCACCGAGCAGCTCGAGGACCTCAAGAAGACCCGCAAGGACCTCCTCGACATCGTCAAGGAAGTCGACGACCGCGTCGAGCAGGTCTTCACCGAGGCCTACGCCGACGTGTCTCGCGCCTTCGACGCGACGTTCGCGCGGCTCTTCCCGGGTGGCGAGGGCCGCCTGGTCCTGACCCAACCCGACGACATGCTCAACACCGGCATCGAGGTCGAGGCCCGCCCCGCCGGCAAGAAGGTCAAGCGGCTCTCGCTGCTGTCCGGTGGCGAGCGCTCGCTCGTGGCGGTCTGCTTCCTCGTCTCGCTGTTCAAGGCCCGCCCCTCGCCGTTCTACATCCTCGACGAGGTCGAGGCCGCGCTCGACGACACCAACCTCGGCCGCCTCCTGGAGATCTACGAGGAGCTCCGCGAGAACTCCCAGCTGCTCGTGATCACCCACCAGAAGCGGACCATGGAGGTCGGCGACGCGCTCTACGGCGTCACCATGCGCGGTGACGGCGTCTCGGCCGTCATCAGCCAGCGGCTCCGCGAGGTGGAGCCGGCGTGA
- the rnc gene encoding ribonuclease III, translating to MPSTSRTVRAASAASTALALTVVRFSDPAGPLSNYGELRAALGDPILDPELLERALTHRSYAYENGGLPTNERLEFLGDSVLGVVVTETLYRAHPDLSEGRLAKLRAAVVNARALAEVGRGIGVGDHVKLGRGEESTGGRNKASILSDTVEAVIGAVHLSGGGFETSAEVVHRLFDPLIEAASALGAGLDWKTSLQELSAEHSLGVPEYVIADEGPDHMKTFTAQVRVGEGLYGNGVGRSKKEAEQAAAETAYGEIAADLGVEDPAIGAAHSAARKN from the coding sequence GTGCCAAGCACCTCCCGCACCGTGCGTGCGGCGAGTGCGGCCAGTACGGCGCTCGCGCTGACCGTCGTCAGGTTCTCTGATCCCGCCGGTCCACTGAGCAACTACGGCGAGCTGCGAGCAGCGCTCGGGGATCCGATCCTGGACCCCGAGCTGCTCGAGCGAGCCCTCACCCACCGGTCGTACGCCTACGAGAACGGCGGCCTGCCGACCAACGAGCGCCTGGAGTTCCTGGGCGACTCGGTGCTCGGCGTCGTCGTGACCGAGACGCTCTACCGCGCCCACCCGGACCTCTCCGAGGGCCGGCTGGCGAAGCTTCGTGCGGCGGTCGTCAACGCCCGTGCCCTGGCCGAGGTCGGCCGCGGGATCGGCGTCGGCGACCACGTCAAGCTCGGGCGCGGCGAGGAGTCGACCGGGGGCCGCAACAAGGCCTCGATCCTCTCCGACACCGTCGAGGCCGTGATCGGTGCCGTGCACCTGTCCGGCGGTGGCTTCGAGACCTCCGCCGAGGTCGTCCACCGCCTGTTCGACCCGCTCATCGAGGCCGCGTCCGCCCTCGGTGCGGGCCTGGACTGGAAGACCTCCCTCCAGGAGCTCTCCGCCGAGCACAGCCTCGGGGTGCCCGAGTACGTCATCGCCGACGAGGGCCCCGACCACATGAAGACCTTCACCGCGCAGGTGCGGGTCGGCGAGGGCCTCTACGGCAACGGCGTCGGCCGCTCCAAGAAGGAGGCCGAGCAGGCCGCCGCGGAGACGGCCTACGGCGAGATCGCCGCCGATCTCGGGGTCGAGGACCCCGCGATCGGCGCGGCCCACTCGGCCGCCCGCAAGAACTGA
- the rpmF gene encoding 50S ribosomal protein L32 has product MAVPKRKMSRSNTRHRRSAWKAVAPTLVTCANPACGAKHLPHRACGECGQYGARADRRQVL; this is encoded by the coding sequence GTGGCTGTCCCGAAGCGGAAGATGTCGCGCAGCAACACGCGTCACCGTCGTTCGGCCTGGAAGGCCGTTGCGCCGACCCTGGTGACCTGCGCGAACCCCGCCTGCGGTGCCAAGCACCTCCCGCACCGTGCGTGCGGCGAGTGCGGCCAGTACGGCGCTCGCGCTGACCGTCGTCAGGTTCTCTGA
- a CDS encoding thioesterase family protein, which produces MTESRPRRADYVAWRTVTTRWRDDDAYGHLNNATYYELFDTAVNAHLYEATGQDVRRLPQIGVVAETSCRYFREIGFPAPIETGMVVDKVGTSSVIYRIGLFQGDSDEAAAEGRFVHVYVDNTDPARPVTPMPDVIRAAVEPLLRMP; this is translated from the coding sequence GTGACGGAGTCCCGCCCCCGCCGCGCCGACTACGTCGCGTGGCGCACCGTCACCACGCGGTGGCGCGACGACGACGCCTACGGCCACCTCAACAACGCGACCTACTACGAGCTCTTCGACACCGCCGTCAACGCCCACCTCTACGAGGCGACCGGGCAGGACGTCCGGCGGCTGCCGCAGATCGGGGTCGTGGCCGAGACGTCGTGCCGCTACTTCCGCGAGATCGGCTTCCCGGCGCCCATCGAGACCGGGATGGTCGTCGACAAGGTCGGCACCTCGTCGGTGATCTACCGGATCGGGCTCTTCCAGGGCGACAGCGACGAGGCGGCCGCCGAGGGGCGGTTCGTGCACGTCTACGTCGACAACACCGACCCGGCCCGGCCGGTCACCCCGATGCCCGACGTGATCCGCGCCGCAGTGGAACCCCTGCTCCGGATGCCCTGA
- the coaD gene encoding pantetheine-phosphate adenylyltransferase, translated as MRRAVCPGSFDPVTNGHLDIVRRASTLFDEVVVAVGVNKSKNRLFSAEERIAMLEKACAGFDNVRVDGFTGLLTDFCKERDIHAIVKGLRAVSDFDYELQMAQMNSSLTDVETVFVPTSPEWSFLASSLVKEVAMFGGDVSSLIPGFVHEALVARLAERRADGDA; from the coding sequence GTGCGCCGAGCCGTCTGCCCCGGATCCTTCGACCCGGTCACCAACGGGCACCTCGACATCGTCAGGCGAGCCTCGACGCTCTTCGACGAGGTCGTCGTGGCCGTGGGCGTCAACAAGTCCAAGAACCGGCTGTTCAGCGCCGAGGAGCGCATCGCGATGCTCGAGAAGGCGTGCGCGGGCTTCGACAACGTCCGCGTCGACGGTTTCACGGGGCTGCTGACGGACTTCTGCAAGGAACGCGACATCCACGCCATCGTCAAGGGCCTGCGTGCGGTCAGCGACTTCGACTACGAGCTGCAGATGGCGCAGATGAACTCCTCGCTCACCGACGTCGAGACGGTCTTCGTCCCGACCAGCCCGGAGTGGTCGTTCCTGGCCTCCAGCCTGGTCAAGGAGGTGGCGATGTTCGGCGGCGACGTGTCGAGCCTGATTCCCGGCTTCGTGCACGAGGCGCTCGTCGCGCGCCTGGCCGAGCGCCGCGCCGACGGCGACGCGTGA
- the mutM gene encoding bifunctional DNA-formamidopyrimidine glycosylase/DNA-(apurinic or apyrimidinic site) lyase gives MPELPEVEVVRAGLERHVLGATITRVDVLHPRPVRRDLRGPAGFAAALTGRRIEAARRRGKYLWLPLDNGDALLGHLGMSGQMLVQPPEAPDERHLRVRLALAGAAEGRELRFVDQRMFGGLSVSAGGAVLPPEIAHIARDPLDPEFDDDEFVRKVRKRASGVKRQLLDQNLVSGVGNIYADEALWRARVHGERPGERLTATQVRELLGHARTVMTDALGQGGTSFDALYVNVNGESGYFDRSLHAYGRENEPCDRCGTPIRRVAFMNRSSYFCPVCQPAPRTRRPPSAHRPLPQHLPTAD, from the coding sequence GTGCCCGAGCTGCCCGAGGTCGAGGTCGTCCGCGCCGGCCTCGAGCGCCACGTCCTCGGCGCCACCATCACCCGCGTCGACGTGCTCCACCCACGGCCGGTGCGCCGCGACCTGCGCGGCCCGGCCGGGTTCGCCGCCGCCCTGACCGGGCGCCGGATCGAGGCCGCGCGCCGCCGCGGCAAGTATCTCTGGCTGCCGCTCGACAACGGCGACGCGCTGCTCGGCCACCTCGGCATGAGCGGCCAGATGCTGGTCCAGCCGCCCGAGGCCCCCGACGAGCGTCACCTCCGGGTCCGGCTCGCCCTGGCGGGCGCGGCCGAGGGCCGCGAGCTCCGGTTCGTCGACCAGCGGATGTTCGGCGGCCTGTCGGTCTCCGCCGGGGGAGCCGTGCTGCCGCCCGAGATCGCCCACATCGCCCGCGACCCCCTCGACCCGGAGTTCGACGACGACGAGTTCGTCCGCAAGGTCCGCAAGCGCGCCTCGGGCGTCAAGCGGCAGCTGCTCGACCAGAACCTCGTCAGCGGCGTCGGCAACATCTACGCCGACGAGGCGCTGTGGCGGGCCCGCGTGCACGGCGAGCGGCCGGGGGAGCGGCTGACCGCGACCCAGGTCCGCGAGCTGCTCGGTCACGCCCGCACCGTCATGACCGATGCCCTCGGCCAGGGCGGCACGTCCTTCGACGCCCTCTACGTCAACGTCAACGGGGAGTCGGGCTACTTCGACCGCTCGCTGCACGCCTACGGTCGCGAGAACGAGCCCTGCGACCGGTGCGGCACGCCCATCCGCCGGGTCGCGTTCATGAACCGGTCGTCGTACTTCTGCCCGGTCTGCCAGCCGGCCCCGCGCACCCGCCGTCCGCCGTCCGCCCACCGGCCCCTACCCCAGCATTTGCCGACGGCGGATTGA
- a CDS encoding YceD family protein, whose protein sequence is MLDTRELGRRPGSQREVTRTVPAPADLGIEVLRVPEGSPVELDLRLEAVMEGVLVTGTAEAALEGECVRCLEPIEDEMSATFQELYVYDDPHDKHSSPEEDDEVSKLQDDLLDLEPALRDAVVLALPFQPLCEDDCPGLCTECGARLADDPEHDHAAPIDPRWAGLTTLQQDPEASE, encoded by the coding sequence GTGCTCGACACCCGCGAGCTCGGCCGCCGCCCGGGGTCCCAGCGCGAGGTGACACGCACGGTTCCGGCACCTGCAGATCTGGGCATCGAAGTCCTTCGTGTCCCCGAAGGCTCGCCGGTCGAACTCGACCTGCGGCTGGAGGCGGTCATGGAGGGTGTGCTGGTCACGGGCACGGCGGAAGCCGCGCTCGAGGGTGAGTGCGTGCGGTGCCTGGAGCCGATCGAGGACGAGATGTCCGCGACGTTCCAGGAGCTGTACGTCTACGACGACCCTCACGACAAGCATTCCTCTCCTGAGGAGGATGATGAGGTCAGCAAGCTCCAGGACGACCTGCTCGACCTGGAGCCTGCACTGCGCGACGCGGTGGTGCTCGCACTGCCGTTCCAGCCGCTGTGCGAGGACGACTGTCCCGGACTGTGCACCGAGTGTGGTGCGCGCCTGGCCGACGATCCCGAGCACGACCATGCGGCACCGATCGACCCCCGCTGGGCAGGGCTGACCACGCTCCAGCAGGACCCCGAAGCATCTGAGTAA
- a CDS encoding MFS transporter, with protein MSSLVEAVVPSRLGSGFRWLLASSWISNLGDGIAIAAGPLLVASQTHDPFVVALAALLQWLPPMLFGLYAGALSDRLDRRAIVVTVDLLRAVVLVLLGFTVITGTVSVAVVLLGLFLLGTAEVFADNTSQTLLPMIVARDDLALANSRLQTGFITVNQLAGPPIGAALFAAGMSTPFLTQAVLVAAGALLVSRVVLPEHGRATETPTRIREDIAEGFRWVWHHAAVRTLVLTIFTFNITFGAAWSVLVLYATVHLGMGAVGFGLLTTVSAVGGLAGTLSYTWITARVSLGNIMRIGLVIETFTHLFLALTTVPWVALVIFFVFGAHAFIWGTTSITVRQRAVPTDLQGRVGAVNGVGVFGGLVIGSGIGGVIARQWGVTAPFWFAFVGSAVFVVLIWRQLTHIAHADEEPVGTSPSSLP; from the coding sequence GTGAGCAGCCTGGTCGAAGCCGTCGTCCCGTCGCGCCTCGGGAGCGGGTTCCGGTGGCTGCTGGCCTCGTCGTGGATCTCCAACCTCGGCGACGGCATCGCCATCGCGGCGGGCCCGCTGCTGGTCGCCTCCCAGACGCACGACCCCTTCGTCGTCGCCCTGGCGGCGCTGCTGCAGTGGCTGCCGCCGATGCTCTTCGGGCTGTACGCCGGCGCGCTGTCCGACCGGCTCGACCGCCGCGCCATCGTGGTCACCGTCGACCTGCTGCGCGCGGTCGTGCTGGTGCTGCTCGGGTTCACGGTCATCACCGGCACGGTGTCGGTGGCCGTCGTGCTGCTCGGGCTGTTCCTGCTCGGCACGGCCGAGGTGTTCGCCGACAACACCTCGCAGACGCTGCTGCCGATGATCGTGGCGCGCGACGACCTGGCGTTGGCCAACTCGCGCCTCCAGACCGGCTTCATCACGGTCAACCAGCTGGCCGGGCCGCCGATCGGCGCCGCGCTGTTCGCGGCGGGGATGTCGACGCCGTTCCTGACCCAGGCGGTTCTCGTCGCGGCGGGCGCACTGCTCGTCTCGCGCGTGGTGCTGCCCGAGCACGGCCGGGCCACCGAGACGCCGACCCGGATCCGCGAGGACATCGCCGAGGGATTCCGCTGGGTCTGGCACCACGCGGCGGTCCGCACCCTGGTGCTGACGATCTTCACGTTCAACATCACCTTCGGCGCCGCCTGGTCGGTGCTGGTGCTCTACGCGACGGTGCACCTGGGCATGGGGGCGGTCGGCTTCGGCCTGCTCACCACGGTCTCGGCCGTCGGCGGCCTGGCGGGCACGCTGTCCTACACGTGGATCACGGCCCGGGTCAGCCTCGGCAACATCATGCGCATCGGGCTGGTGATCGAGACGTTCACGCACCTGTTCCTCGCGCTCACGACCGTCCCGTGGGTGGCCCTGGTGATCTTCTTCGTCTTCGGCGCCCACGCGTTCATCTGGGGCACCACCTCGATCACCGTCCGCCAGCGTGCCGTGCCGACCGACCTCCAGGGACGGGTCGGGGCCGTCAACGGCGTCGGCGTCTTCGGCGGCCTCGTGATCGGCTCCGGCATCGGCGGCGTGATCGCGCGGCAGTGGGGTGTGACCGCGCCGTTCTGGTTCGCCTTCGTCGGGTCGGCCGTCTTCGTCGTCCTGATCTGGCGCCAGCTCACCCACATCGCGCACGCCGACGAGGAGCCGGTCGGCACGAGTCCTTCGAGCCTCCCCTGA
- the rsmD gene encoding 16S rRNA (guanine(966)-N(2))-methyltransferase RsmD has protein sequence MTRIIGGSAGGRRIATPRGSSTRPTSDRVREALFSAVESWCGSLHGLRFLDLYAGSGAVGLEAWSRGAGVVTLVEQDRKTASLIAENARSLGYPRAHVVAAAVSGTLRRLPTAPYDVAFLDPPYPLGEAEVADDLGALVEHGWLVPGAMVVVERSVRSPEPTWPDGITGTREKRYGETVLWYGHAAAPPTDTLPENPENKE, from the coding sequence ATGACGCGGATCATCGGCGGCTCAGCGGGGGGCCGCCGGATCGCCACCCCTCGCGGCTCGAGCACCCGTCCCACCAGCGACCGCGTCCGGGAAGCACTCTTCTCGGCCGTCGAGTCGTGGTGCGGCTCGCTCCACGGCCTGCGCTTCCTCGACCTGTACGCCGGCTCCGGCGCCGTCGGCCTCGAGGCCTGGTCTCGCGGCGCCGGCGTCGTGACGCTCGTGGAGCAGGACCGCAAGACCGCGTCGCTGATCGCCGAGAACGCCCGCAGCCTGGGCTACCCGCGGGCCCACGTCGTGGCCGCCGCGGTGTCGGGCACGCTGCGCCGGCTCCCGACGGCGCCGTACGACGTGGCGTTCCTCGACCCGCCCTACCCCCTGGGCGAGGCCGAGGTGGCCGACGACCTGGGCGCGCTGGTCGAGCACGGCTGGCTCGTCCCGGGGGCCATGGTCGTGGTCGAGCGCTCCGTGCGCAGCCCCGAGCCGACGTGGCCCGACGGCATCACGGGCACCCGCGAGAAGAGGTACGGCGAGACGGTGCTTTGGTACGGTCACGCCGCCGCGCCCCCGACGGACACCCTGCCCGAGAACCCCGAGAACAAGGAGTAA